A DNA window from Acropora palmata chromosome 12, jaAcrPala1.3, whole genome shotgun sequence contains the following coding sequences:
- the LOC141859710 gene encoding uncharacterized protein LOC141859710, protein MAMQRPTLPAVFKVFSPILMLYFHVYSEGLQLILKSDNCVKSIEGVSLLKHSYKSFLEQDLFKCYQQCKVDNFCQSINFYKDRNFCQLNNRTQSERFQRALVPNLNAYYMDNPRRAFLGTSPLLAAISCQEIKDSSLGLAPDDRYWLFSEGPGSKSVEVYCDMERAAVITCTGHPCKNGGSCEYHGNDVFSCKCPLGYSGRHCEIDVNECSSNPCLNDGTCIDLVHGFNCTCPHNFTGIRCELGLGSECNSYFVNQETDRSVTYMTGSSAYKCDRNLAAGWYRFNSTAGSKMPTYCIEKKRCNTHASGWLNGTHPTSQEGIVNRTVCFNWKSKCCNWQKSIRVRNCGLFFVYYLTKASICYLRYCVTN, encoded by the exons ATG GCGATGCAACGTCCAACACTTCCCGCAGTTTTCAAGGTATTTTCGCCCATCTTGATGCTCTACTTCCATGTCTACAGTGAAGGCTTGCAGTTGATCCTGAAGAGCGATAACTGCGTGAAATCCATAGAAGGGGTCTCGCTTTTGAAACACAGTTACAAATCATTCCTCGAGCAAGACTTGTTCAAATGCTATCAGCAATGCAAAGTTGACAATTTTTGTCAAAGTATAAACTTTTACAAAGACCGAAATTTCTGTCAGCTGAACAACCGAACTCAGTCTGAACGATTTCAGCGCGCACTTGTTCCAAATTTAAACGCATACTACATGGACAATCCACGCAGAG CATTTCTTGGCACGTCTCCGTTGCTAGCCGCCATTTCATGTCAAGAAATCAAGGACTCGTCGTTGGGCCTGGCTCCTGATGATCGATACTGGCTTTTTTCCGAAGGACCTGGGAGCAAGTCTGTCGAGGTTTATTGTGATATGGAAAGAGCAG CTGTGATAACGTGCACAGGACACCCATGCAAAAATGGTGGATCGTGTGAGTATCATGGTAACGACGTGTTTTCATGCAAGTGTCCACTAGGATACAGTGGCCGCCACTGTGaaattg ATGTGAACGAGTGTTCCAGCAACCCATGTCTAAATGATGGAACGTGCATCGACTTGGTACATGGTTTTAACTGCACTTGCCCACACAATTTCACTGGAATTCGATGCGAACTTGGTCTCG GCTCAGAATGCAACTCGTACTTTGTTAACCAAGAAACCGACCGCAGTGTTACGTATATGACCGGAAGTTCAGCATACAAATGCGACAGAAACCTGGCTGCTGGATGGTACCGCTTTAATAGCACTGCAGGCTCAAAGATGCCCACTTATtgcatagaaaaaaaaaggtgcaaCACACATGCATCTGGCTGGCTGAACGGAACGCACCCCACCTCCCAGGAGGGCATTGTAAACAGGACTGTGTGTTTCAACTGGAAGAGCAAATGTTGCAACTGGCAGAAATCCATAAGAGTGAGGAATTGCGGATTATTTTTTGTATACTATCTGACAAAGGCAAGTATCTGCTATCTTCGTTACTGTGTCACCAACTGA